In Leclercia pneumoniae, the genomic window CGTTAACTGGTCTGGTCGTTCCTGATACTGGTGCGGAAGCTTGTGAAATTAATATGTTGTTAAAGCGCTGCATTCAACTTTGCCACAATGAAGAAGAGGAGCTTGGCTACAGAGAACGTGCAGCAGCTGAAGCAGAAGCGGCAACAAAGCAGGTTTATACAGCTCGTAGTGTTGCCGAGATGAAGAACCGGGGTTCACATCCAGTGAGTCGCGCTGATGCTGAATATCTTTATCAGGCCGCGCAAAGCAGGGTTGAAGAACAACGAGAGCGGGTAAAACTTTTCCGGTCTTTTCCTGGCTTACTTGTTGAGGAAGCAAAGCGAATCGGAAAGGGCGTAGATAGATCGGTGTTGCATTCTTTTCCTGTATCTCAGTACATCCCGGCACAAATTACGGCTTCTGAACAGAATCCGGTAATTTCCAGTGCTGCCCGGTTCGTAAAGGATGCTCTTAATGAATTGGTGGAGGCTGTACGTGAAATCATTAAACACTGTACTCCACCTTCTGACATGTACGCTTTAAATGATGGTGGTTTACAAAGGGTAGCAGCTTACAAAGAGTATTATAGGGTGGATAATTCACTGTTACGTGCAGTGGTTACCGCTGAGGATTATGTTGAATACTGCCTCCAGGGCCAAAAACTAACAGAGCGAAAAGAAAAGCTTTTTTCCATCTAATATATTCAGGGTGTATTTATGTTTGCTTTTAAAAATCAAAAGCCGGATGTGGCACGTCTTTATCATGAGAAATTAACAGATAATCGCAATGCGGGTTTTAATGAAGGTCGTCGTTTTTCTCTTGGCGGTAATAAGGAAAATATTCTCCGTGCATCTATTCTGGAATCAGGCTGGATGATGGAAAACATCACGTTGCGTGATGTTAATGCTGTTTCGGGTAATGCAATCAATATTGGAGCCAGCGAGCTTCATACCGGCCGGGTTGCGGATGGACGCTTTCGGAAAAAGGTATCGATTAATGGAACAGAGTTTTGGCTTTCAGAAACGGATACCTGTGCCACTATCAGCTATGGCGAAATGTCGGATATTTATAATCTTGGTAACGCCGGTGATTTTGACGAAGCGCTGGATAAGTTTTTTAGTCAGGCATATTCACTGGATATGCTACGTGTTGGCTTTAATGGTTCATCAATTTCAGAAACGACCATTCCGGAACTAAATAAGAAAGGTGAGGACGTCAATATTGGCTGGCATGCGCTAGCTAAAGATTTCATGAAAGGAAAACAGGTTATTTCTGAACCGCTGACCCTGGGTGAAACGGGGAAATGGAAAAATATCGATTTACTGGCTAATCATCTCATCACCAGTTTTATCGCGGAGTCGTTCCGGGAAGATCCGCGGCTGGTGATAATGGTCGGGGCTGAACTGGCTGCACAACAACGCCTGCGCCTGTTTAATGCTGCTGACCGCCCGGCAGATATCAGCGCCGCACAGATGGCCGTCAGTTCAGTTGCCGGGCGTTTTGCTTTCATTCCACCTTTCATGCCTGGTAAGCGTCTCGCTGTGACTACATTGAGCAATCTGCATATTTATACGCAGGAGAACACGCGATATTTTCGCGCCGAATTTGATGACGATAATTGTGAATATGTGCATTCCTATTTGCGTAATGAAGGGTATGCACTGGGCAATCCGGAACTCTACGCCGCTGTTGATGAGAGCGCAATTTCATTCGTTGACTAACTTTACGGCAAATAAAAAAGCCCGCTGGTTATTTAGCGGGCTTTGAGAACTTACACAGGAAAAAATGAAACCTACAGAGTGGCAGACCCTGTAAGGACTTTTAGAATGTCAGGATTTTCAGAAATGAACAATATAATGAATTCGGTTATAAATTTCTTGCGTAGCCTTAATCTGGCGGGCTATAGTTCCGTTGTTGCCGCAAAATCGGCAGCCGGGCGTGGAAACCCGTGTAATCTGAAGGCGACACCAGACGCGCCATGCGTCTTTTTTTGTGTCTTTGTCTTTGCACATCTATTACTTGCGCAGCGGTTTCTATGCCGTTGTAGCTATCACGTAATGGTGGCTCAGGCGGGGCTGACTTCGGTCAGGCCGGTATCCTTCAGAGCCGGTATTTCCACCCCCGTCTGGGCTACCACCCACGAGCGTGGAAACTCCGGTGGTGGCGTTAACCGCTATCTGAAGGAGATTGCCATTATGGCTACGGTCCCCACGTTGTTACACCCCGAATATACCTTTCTGTTTCTTGCCGTTCGTCGTATCGATGGTGAAGCCCTGCCTGTGCCGGTTCGTATTACTGCACACACCGAACGTGATGCCCGGCTGCAACTGATTACCGATTTTGTTCTCTGCTTTGCTGGTCGTATTCCTTTCAGGGCTTCCGTGGAGGTAATGGCATGAAAGATAGCTCTGCTGTGCAGTCTGGCTGCACCCTGTCTGAAATCGGGGAAAAACGTCTTTTGCGCGTTGCACTTGCCAGTGAATTCCTCGCCGATGTGCTTTCCTTAAACAGTGTCTCCTGCATGCGTACGGTCTCTTCTGATGGCGCTGCGGCAATATTTGCCTGTCTTGCAGAGCAGCTCGATGGCGTTGTAAAGGAAACCAGCACCATGAAGGAGATCCACAATGATAAGTAACGAGTTCATTGTTTCTCCAGGTTTTCGCACTGCATTACTGCGCCGCTATATCGCGGAGGCTTTCATTTCTCTGATGGAGCGCGTTAATGGTGAAGCCGCTTTTATCGAAGATGGCGAACGCGTGGCGCTTACGCATGACAAAGTGGCCATGAACATTTTTTATCACATTGAAATGCCGTGGATGGATGAGTTTGGTATCGACGAGGGAAGTTGTCTGGCCACAGAGAGGCTGGCAAAAATGCTCTCGCCGGGTTTTATAGGCGAAACACTCCGGCTGTCCGTTGAAGGTGTCACGGAAATGCGTGAAGTTTATCGGGACATTATTTTTGGCGCACCTGACGGGGAATTGCCTCCGGGCTTTGAATTCATCCCCTGTGATGAACGGGAGGGGAGCCAGTGAAGCAAATGTCCGTAACATCGGTAACTTCCGCCGCACGTGGCCACTGGCCTCATATTCTTTCGTCTCTTGGGATCGACATACCGGTAGGTAAACGTCATGGCGCATGTCCAAAATGTGGCGGCAAGGATCGTTTTCGCATGGATGATAAAGAAGGACGCGGTACATGGTTCTGTAACCAGTGCGGTAATGGCGATGGGCTGGATCTAGTCCGGCTGGTGACCGGCAAAGGCGTGAAAGAGGCATCGGGCATGGTGGCCGGAACACTGTCTCTGGCAGAAGTGAGTCAGCAACCCGTTAAGCCAGCCAGGAATGAAGCTGCACGGCAGGCAAATGGCCGGGCGCGTTTTCATCAGCTGATGCAGAAAAGCAGGCAGGGGGAAAGCCGCTACCTGAGCGATCGCAGTCTTTATGGCCACGCTTTCAGCCTGCTTGAGCAGCCCACGACTGTTGCGGGGACTGTTTTTTCTGACGGTTCACTGCTGCTGCCACTGACTGACAGCGACGGAGATATCACCGGCGGTCAGCTTATCAGCCCCGAAGGGGATAAAAGTTTGTTACCGGGCAGCCAGCTGAGCGGCAGTTTCATCGCGCTGGCTGACATTCCCGCGACACCGCCTGAGCAGGTCATCATCACAGAGGGTTTCGCCACTGCGCTCACGGTTTCCCTGATTGCATCCGGCTGGATTATTGCCGCCGTGGCGGCGACAAATCTCCTTAAAACCGCTGAAAAAATACGGAAGAAATGGCCGGATACTCGCATTGTGCTGGCCGCTGATAACGATCTGCTGGACGGGAAAGAAAACACCGGGCGTCTGTGGGCGGAAAAGGCCGCAAAAGCGGTTAACGGCTGGGTAACCCTGCCGCCGACCCGTCATAAAGCTGACTGGGATGATTTCCGTCAGGAAAATGGTCTGGAGCGCGCCCGCGAGGCATTCCGGGATGAAATGACCCTGCATGGCCGGGGGCAGACACGGCTGCCGGAGGGATTCCGCCTTACCAAAGAATATCTTTGGTATGACAAGCTGGTTAATAAGTCAGACGGCGACACTGAGATCCGCAATATCAAGATTTCCAGCCCTATTCGTGTCACGGCA contains:
- a CDS encoding P2 family phage major capsid protein, producing the protein MFAFKNQKPDVARLYHEKLTDNRNAGFNEGRRFSLGGNKENILRASILESGWMMENITLRDVNAVSGNAINIGASELHTGRVADGRFRKKVSINGTEFWLSETDTCATISYGEMSDIYNLGNAGDFDEALDKFFSQAYSLDMLRVGFNGSSISETTIPELNKKGEDVNIGWHALAKDFMKGKQVISEPLTLGETGKWKNIDLLANHLITSFIAESFREDPRLVIMVGAELAAQQRLRLFNAADRPADISAAQMAVSSVAGRFAFIPPFMPGKRLAVTTLSNLHIYTQENTRYFRAEFDDDNCEYVHSYLRNEGYALGNPELYAAVDESAISFVD
- a CDS encoding host cell division inhibitor Icd-like protein; this translates as MNSVINFLRSLNLAGYSSVVAAKSAAGRGNPCNLKATPDAPCVFFCVFVFAHLLLAQRFLCRCSYHVMVAQAGLTSVRPVSFRAGISTPVWATTHERGNSGGGVNRYLKEIAIMATVPTLLHPEYTFLFLAVRRIDGEALPVPVRITAHTERDARLQLITDFVLCFAGRIPFRASVEVMA